The proteins below come from a single Rhizobium tropici CIAT 899 genomic window:
- a CDS encoding DUF1007 family protein: protein MKTKISLLIAMLSLLPVPAFAHPHIFIDAKFEVVSAPDGSISELRNVWSFDEVFTSSVLMDYGKSGDQALSASELKAVGKTVRDSLAQYGYYTNVTSNGKAVPMAKPDAVEANYKDGSLTLTFSLKPEQKTFLKGTTIFGIYDKTLYTAVDFATDNDLTTSGQALGRCKRKVIRPNPKEVMAENQAALTSMFFSDPKGTDYSLLVATRLEVQC from the coding sequence ATGAAAACAAAGATTTCCCTGCTGATTGCGATGCTGTCGCTTCTACCCGTTCCCGCATTTGCCCATCCGCATATCTTCATCGATGCCAAGTTCGAGGTCGTCTCGGCGCCCGATGGCTCGATCAGCGAGCTACGCAACGTCTGGAGCTTCGACGAGGTGTTCACCTCCTCCGTGCTCATGGATTACGGCAAGAGCGGCGACCAGGCTTTGAGCGCGAGCGAGCTCAAAGCCGTGGGAAAGACGGTCAGGGATTCCTTGGCGCAATATGGTTACTACACGAACGTCACCAGCAACGGCAAAGCGGTTCCGATGGCCAAACCGGACGCGGTTGAGGCCAATTACAAGGATGGTTCGCTGACGCTGACCTTTTCGCTGAAGCCGGAGCAGAAGACCTTCCTCAAGGGCACCACCATTTTCGGCATCTACGACAAGACGCTCTATACGGCGGTCGATTTCGCCACCGACAACGATTTGACCACGTCGGGGCAGGCTTTAGGCCGCTGCAAGCGTAAGGTCATCAGGCCCAACCCCAAGGAAGTCATGGCGGAAAACCAGGCCGCGCTGACCAGCATGTTCTTCAGCGACCCCAAGGGCACGGACTACTCACTGCTGGTCGCGACGCGGCTCGAAGTCCAGTGCTGA
- a CDS encoding phosphatase PAP2 family protein, protein MKDRPFGTSGIPGWLNRYEPLLLVMFAALSGGILLFIYLTGEVLEGSTKGFDEAILLALRQPGDLSVPIGPGWLTHAVKDITSLGGTTVLALMTALVTIYLLLDRQRSIAIFILASVLGGWALSTALKVGVARARPDIVPHLVEVHDLSFPSGHAMVSAVTYLTLAALISGTRTYRSTRFFIVAAGILLTLMIGASRVYLGVHYPTDVLGGWCAGATWALACWIIARRYISPAAGGKGPAEDDGPPFK, encoded by the coding sequence ATGAAGGATCGGCCATTCGGCACATCGGGCATCCCTGGATGGTTGAACCGCTACGAGCCCTTGCTGCTTGTGATGTTCGCCGCGCTTTCGGGCGGCATTCTTCTGTTCATCTATCTCACAGGAGAAGTCCTCGAAGGCAGCACGAAGGGATTCGACGAGGCGATCCTGCTGGCGCTTCGTCAGCCTGGTGATCTTTCTGTTCCGATCGGGCCGGGTTGGCTGACCCATGCCGTCAAGGACATTACCAGCCTCGGCGGGACGACGGTACTCGCACTGATGACGGCGCTCGTGACGATCTATCTGCTTCTCGACCGGCAGCGCTCCATCGCCATCTTCATCCTCGCTTCGGTCCTGGGCGGATGGGCATTGAGCACGGCCTTGAAGGTCGGCGTCGCGCGGGCGCGTCCGGATATCGTGCCACATCTGGTCGAGGTTCACGATCTGAGCTTTCCGAGCGGCCATGCGATGGTATCGGCCGTGACCTATCTGACGCTTGCCGCTCTGATCTCAGGTACGCGGACCTATCGTTCGACGCGCTTCTTCATCGTCGCAGCCGGCATCCTGCTGACATTGATGATCGGCGCGAGCCGGGTCTATCTCGGTGTACATTATCCGACCGACGTTCTCGGTGGCTGGTGCGCCGGTGCGACCTGGGCGCTCGCCTGCTGGATCATCGCCCGCCGCTATATATCACCTGCCGCAGGCGGCAAGGGGCCTGCCGAAGACGATGGTCCGCCTTTCAAATGA